Proteins encoded in a region of the Mercenaria mercenaria strain notata chromosome 1, MADL_Memer_1, whole genome shotgun sequence genome:
- the LOC123545381 gene encoding uncharacterized protein LOC123545381 — translation MVFGAKFFVLFLISGSCAEPICSKFAYEEQLLEKMVRTEFNVEKMDKNMKETSNLVQNYLQQLRANWSQISKEFQEKKEALQAIIDINKAKVTKELDKMQKEREKTIAEYDARITKCEGAVLTPNIAFRARSPSLLDPVENQVIVFTKDIFNIGNAYDNSTGVFTAPLNGTYLLTSQLCLQNRKTITFGIFVEDGMYTVGTFCQYRNDNCFSVETTVVMEALRKATVRSWSATSGEVLKENESHFWSMFSGTLIHK, via the exons ATGGTTTTTGGGGCCAAGTTTTTCGTTTTATTCTTAATTTCTGGAAGTTGCGCCGAACCAATATGCTCTAAATTTGCTTATGAAGAACAACTTTTAGAGAAGATGGTTCGCACTGAGTTTAATGTTGAGAAGATGGATAAAAACATGAAGGAAACCAGCAATCTTGTCCAGAATTATCTTCAACAGTTACGAGCAAACTGGAGTCAGATATCTAAAGAGTTTCAAGAAAAGAAGGAAGCACTACAGGCAATTATTGATATCAACAAAGCAAAAGTGACAAAGGAGTTGGACAAGATGCAGAAAGAGAGGGAGAAAACAATAGCTGAATATGATGCGAGAATTACGAAATGCGAAG GAGCAGTCTTGACACCAAACATTGCATTTCGAGCAAGGAGTCCGTCTCTTCTAGACCCTGTTGAAAATCAAGTCATTGTGTTTACTAAAGACATTTTCAACATAGGCAACGCATACGATAATTCTACAGGTGTATTTACGGCGCCATTAAATGGCACTTATCTCCTCACCAGTCAGCTTTGTTTACAAAATAGGAAAACAATCACGTTTGGGATTTTTGTTGAAGATGGCATGTATACTGTCGGCACGTTTTGTCAGTATAGAAACGACAATTGTTTCAGCGTTGAGACAACTGTCGTCATGGAAGCGCTGAGGAAGGCAACAGTTAGGAGCTGGTCAGCAACGAGTGGAGAGGTTCTGAAAGAGAACGAATCTCATTTCTGGAGCATGTTTTCGGGTACACTAATTCATAAGTAA